The genomic DNA CTCAAAACTTTCCATAACTACTTGTTTTAGTTGGGCAGTTTCTGAAGATTTACTATTAATAATTATGTTGTTTTGTTGCTGCATCAATTGGAAAAATGTCTTCGCATATTCCATTTGATGACCTAGATAAGTTACATGAATTTGTAAGTTATCACCTTGGTTGTGTTGGAACTGGTTAAGCAGGTTTTCTAAACTTGACAAAACCTGCTGGAAGTTGGTGTTGTTATCTGGTGTTTTCATTTGCCCTCCTAGACGCTCTGCAATTGCAGTTTGGCTGACTGTAGGTAATAATTCTTTGGATGCAGGATTTGCATTTATAGGTGTAGCAGGATTCATCTGAGGAACTGTTTGCAAGTTAGTGATGACTGGGTTTTTCTTGTTACCGTTACCATTAGCATTACCATTTCCGTTACCATTTTTGCCATTGCTGGTAGGAATTATGGAGGTTGCTGGTTTTTGAATTTCTAAGGTTTTAGATTCTTGAATTTCTTTAGGTTTCGATTCTTGAATTTCTAGATTCTGAGCATCCTGTAACCCTTGAATTTTGAATCCATCATTGAGTGCTTCATTAAAGGCATTTTTGGTTTTATCGGAAATGTAGTTAATGCCTTTTAATTTGACATTTAAGACTTTTTTACTGGAAACTTCAGGTAATTTTTCTGGGAGTTGATAGGGGTCGAGGTTATCTAAAGCCATCCCAATTACTCGCAGTTGGATTGCCGCTTCCTTGAGGGTGCGATCGCTGTCTTTTTTAGTGCTAGGATTAAGGGATACGGTAATATGTGGCCGCTCACCTAAAATATCTTTAACCAAGTTGCTGAGAATTCGTTTTGGGCCAAATTCTACAAAGCAATAACCACCAGCAGCATAGATATTTTCAATCTCTTGCTTGAAGTGTACGGAACTAGAAAGGTGACTTTCTAAGATTCTTTGAATTGCCGATGGTTCGTGGGGATAATGTTTACCAGTGACGTTACTGAAAACAGGCAGTTGGGGATTTTTGAAGTCTACAGATTTGGTAGCAATGGCAAAGGATTTTTGCGCAAAGGCAATTAAAGGTGTGTGGAAAGCAGCGGAAACAGGTAAAGGTATGGCACTGTAACCTAGCTTTTCAAACTGCTGCTGAATTTTCCGAATTTCCGCAGTTGGACCGGCTAAAACAACTTGTGTGGGAGAATTGAAATTAGCGATCGCAATTTGTGGGAAACTCTTTAATACAGCCTCTACTTTGCTGATATCTTCCTTCACCGCTAACATACTACCCGCATCATGGTCAGGGTCTTTCGGCGCAGCCATCGCTTGCCCCCTAGACTTCACCAAGTACAAATAATCTTCTTCACTCAGCACTCCCGCAGCCCACAAAGCGGTCAATTCACCAAAACTATGTCCGGCGGCAAAATCTGATTTAAACCCAGCTTGTTGGAAAATAGAATACAAACCTGCACTAAAAACACCAATTGCTGGTTGTGCATATTCAGTTCTTTGCAAAGCTGCAATTTGTTCTTTCTTCTCAGCTTCATTAAAGGTGGGATGGGGAAAAACAACTTCCGAAATAGGCTGCAAATTATCTTTAATTAACATCCCATCCATCGCCCCATACAACCTTCTTAAAGCAGGGAAATTCATCACCGCTTCTCTACCCATTTCCAGGTATTGAGAACCTTGTCCAGAAAATAAAGATACAACTTTTCCAGCTAATTCCATTCCCGCAGCACGGTAATAAATACCTTGGGGATGTTCCCACGCATCTGCTGAAGACTTATTTTTCAGTAAATCAATACTAACTTTTAGTAACTTACACGCCTCTTCTTTACTTTCAGCAACAAAGCCAATTCTAGCCGCAGTTTTCGGAATAGTTACAGACTTTGATTCTAGAATCAACTGTGAATAATATCTTTCTCCATCATGGGACTGCAAATTATTAAAAGTTGCTTCTAACTTAGCAATCAATTCTGCTGGAGTTGAGTCAAATAATAACACTTCACCCGCTGCATTATGTAAACGATAAGGTTGTTTTTGTTCCGCTTCGTACTCTTCCAAAACCACATGATAATTAGTACCACCAAAACCAAAGGAACTTACCCCCGCACGTCTTGGTGCTTCACCTTCTGAGCGTAGCCAAGGTCTAGTTTCAGTGTTTAAATAAAAGGAAGAATTTTCAATATCTAGCTTAGGATTTGGCTCGGTAATATTGATAGTTGGTGGCAGAATTTTATGGTGTAAAGCCAGGGCAGTTTTCACCAAACTAGCAGCACCAGCAGCAGCTTTTGTATGTCCAATTTGGGACTTTACACTCCCTAAAGCAATATGCTGTTTTTTGTCATCATACTGATTTAAGAAATCCCGCAAAGAACCGAATTCTGTAGGGTCTCCCGCCATTGTCCCAGTACCATGAGCTTCCATTAAACCCAAAGTTGCTGGAGAAAAACCCGCATCATTGTAAGCACGTTCTAAGGCTTTAGCTTGTCCTTCTTTTCGTGGAGCATAAATACTCTTGTAACGCCCATCACTAGAAGTACCAATACCCTTAATTACCGCATAGATTTTATCATCATCTCTGACCGCATCTTCCAAACGTTTTAGTACCACCATAGCGATACCTTCACCTAACATCATGCCATCTGATTTAGCATCAAAAGGTTTGACATTTTCACTAGGAGTAACCGCCGGAGTTTTACTAAAAGAAATATAAGCCATGATGGTGTTATCGGTATCCACACCACCAGTCAGCATCATATCGCTGCGGTGTTCTACTAATTCACTAATAGCCATTTTTAAAGCGCCAAAGGAACTAGCACAAGCAGCATCAACAACACAATTCATGCCGCCAAAATTGAGGCGGTTAGCAATTCGTCCCGCTACCACATTTGCTAACATTCCAGGGAATGCATTTTCATCCCATTTAACATAAGCACTTTTAATTTTTTCAACGATTTTCTGAGTATCTTCATCAGATAAACCGCTACTTTTTAGCACTTTTTCCCACACAGGATATTCTAATCTGGCAGATAATGGCATCCCTAATTGTTTCGCCATGGCCACACCTAAAATCACCCCGATGTTCTCGCGGTTAAATTCACGGGATTCACCATAACCAGCATCTTCCATTGCTTCTTTGGCAACCACTAAACTTAATAGTTGCGATACATCAGTAACTTCTAAAATGCTGGGAGGAATACCAAATTCCATCGGGTTAAAATCAACTTCAGGGATAAAACCACCACGTTTACAATAGGTTTTATCCTCTGGAGTTCTGGGGTTAGGGTCATAGTAATCTTTAATACTC from Okeanomitos corallinicola TIOX110 includes the following:
- a CDS encoding beta-ketoacyl synthase N-terminal-like domain-containing protein; protein product: MSADSINTALAELDSLINSCEKDLIRFIEEKKMKSGNEISTNKINRQLQHNPIAIVGMASLLPQARNLRQYWANIVNKKDCITDVPETHWSIKDYYDPNPRTPEDKTYCKRGGFIPEVDFNPMEFGIPPSILEVTDVSQLLSLVVAKEAMEDAGYGESREFNRENIGVILGVAMAKQLGMPLSARLEYPVWEKVLKSSGLSDEDTQKIVEKIKSAYVKWDENAFPGMLANVVAGRIANRLNFGGMNCVVDAACASSFGALKMAISELVEHRSDMMLTGGVDTDNTIMAYISFSKTPAVTPSENVKPFDAKSDGMMLGEGIAMVVLKRLEDAVRDDDKIYAVIKGIGTSSDGRYKSIYAPRKEGQAKALERAYNDAGFSPATLGLMEAHGTGTMAGDPTEFGSLRDFLNQYDDKKQHIALGSVKSQIGHTKAAAGAASLVKTALALHHKILPPTINITEPNPKLDIENSSFYLNTETRPWLRSEGEAPRRAGVSSFGFGGTNYHVVLEEYEAEQKQPYRLHNAAGEVLLFDSTPAELIAKLEATFNNLQSHDGERYYSQLILESKSVTIPKTAARIGFVAESKEEACKLLKVSIDLLKNKSSADAWEHPQGIYYRAAGMELAGKVVSLFSGQGSQYLEMGREAVMNFPALRRLYGAMDGMLIKDNLQPISEVVFPHPTFNEAEKKEQIAALQRTEYAQPAIGVFSAGLYSIFQQAGFKSDFAAGHSFGELTALWAAGVLSEEDYLYLVKSRGQAMAAPKDPDHDAGSMLAVKEDISKVEAVLKSFPQIAIANFNSPTQVVLAGPTAEIRKIQQQFEKLGYSAIPLPVSAAFHTPLIAFAQKSFAIATKSVDFKNPQLPVFSNVTGKHYPHEPSAIQRILESHLSSSVHFKQEIENIYAAGGYCFVEFGPKRILSNLVKDILGERPHITVSLNPSTKKDSDRTLKEAAIQLRVIGMALDNLDPYQLPEKLPEVSSKKVLNVKLKGINYISDKTKNAFNEALNDGFKIQGLQDAQNLEIQESKPKEIQESKTLEIQKPATSIIPTSNGKNGNGNGNANGNGNKKNPVITNLQTVPQMNPATPINANPASKELLPTVSQTAIAERLGGQMKTPDNNTNFQQVLSSLENLLNQFQHNQGDNLQIHVTYLGHQMEYAKTFFQLMQQQNNIIINSKSSETAQLKQVVMESFERSMMQFHNQQAETLRIHEEYLKEQVEYTKNFFQLIQQEYSLLIEGQETTETVIPPQFTEAHTQSLRELMPQQSEPAIAETVVSPTPQIVENQAPVKVEVTTAKIPEPVIETPAPIVEPVAPVALVSEPTNTGVDIKKLGQNLLSITSEKTGYPIEMLEFDMDMEADLGIDSIKRVEILGGLQELYPDLPKPNLEELAEKRTIGQVVEYLEKQVTGDRLQVTEVVKEELIITPQSPLPSPEPASDNNQYADIAQTLLNITSEKTGYPVEMLELDMDMEADLGIDSIKRVEILGGLQEAYPDLPKPNLEELGDLRTIGQIVNYLQQLVAGEKKKLDADAITADMSRVEVVDLTPPPPVDPNLPRRPAKLKTLPRPDFWECTLPEGHIGLITDDGSLTTTKLAHALIEQNWQVVVLSFPQSLVPEQAPLPSGVTRITLANMSEEHLQLLLQSITIQHGKIGAFIHLHPQLTSSSETQKAIVKQVFLMAKHLKQSLNTAANLEGRVSFCTVAYLDGAFGLEHTENLGIIGGGLFGLTKSLRWEWPQVFLRAIDLNPNLDPHESAEYIVAELHDSNRYIGEVGYSSKGRVTLIAEAE